The Dethiosulfovibrio peptidovorans DSM 11002 nucleotide sequence CCTGAGGGCCGTCACCGGTACCAAGTTTCTCTCCATTGAACAGCATGGGAGCCTCGTCCTTTTCCCCCTCACCGATAACCACTATCCCGTCCATGTGGATTGTGTTAAGCATATACCTCATGGCGTTGACGGCGGCACCGTCGGCAGAGTTTTTATCTCCCCGTCCCATCCAGCGCCCCGCCGCCATTGAGGCGGCTTCGGTACCACGGCAGAACTCAAGAGCCATGTTGCGGTCAGGGGTTTTATCGCAGCGAGAATCGACAACCATATGTAAGACCTCCCGAATTATCCCCTATTGGGGAATCTATCGAACACCGAATCTACGTGACGGAAATAATATTCCTCGGAGAAAAGCTCCTCCAGTTCCTCTCTTTCGAGAGCTCCGTTGATCCTCTCGTCTTCCCAGAGAAGATCGATGAAGGCACCCTCTCCGTCCCAGCACCTCATGGCGTTGGACTGGACCACCGAGTAAGCGTCCTCCCGGCTCAGACCGAAACGCTCGACCAACTGCAGCAACACCCTCTGACTGAAGACGAGCCCCTTGGTCAGGTCGAGGTTGCGCCTCATGTTATCGGCCTTCACCGTGAGCCCTACGACGACCCTTTGAAGAAGTTTTTCCATGTAGTGGACAAGATGGAACGAGTCGGGCCAGGCGATGCGCTCCACCGAAGAATGGCTTATGTCCCTCTCGTGCCACAGAGCCACGTTCTCGAGGGCGGCAAGATGATAGGATCTTAGGAGTCGGGACATACCGGTTATCCTCTCGCAGAGTATGGGGTTCTTTTTGTGAGGCATGGCGGAGGAGCCTTTCTGTTTGCTGCCGAAGGGCTCCAGCACCTCCAGCACCTCGGTCCTCTGAAGATGACGTATCTCGGTGGAGATTCTCTCCATAGCGCAGCCCAAACTCGACAGGGCGTAGGATACCTGAGCATGCCTGTCTCTCTGGACTACCTGGGTCGACACAGGATCGGCCTTCAGATCGAGGGAAGCGCAGACCTTCTCCTCGAACTCAGGGGAACTATGGGCAAAGGTTCCCACCGCTCCGGAAAGCTTCCCGTAGCCGATGTTATCCCTGGCGGAGAGAAGCCTTTCTCTATCCCTCGTAAGCTCCGAATACCAGTTCAAGACCTTGAGGCCAAAGGTCGTAGGCTCGGCATGGATCCCGTGGGACCTTCCTACACAGGGGGTATGTCGATGCCCGTCGGCCAGTTTCCACACGGCATCGCAAAGAGAGTCCAGCTGCTTCAAAACTACGTCCAAGGCCTGTCTAAGTCTCAGTGCGCTGGCGGTATCGAGCACATCACTGCTGGTTAGCCCCAGATGTATGTACCTTCCGCTAGGCCCTACCTGTGAGGCCATATCCGTCACAAAGGCTATGACGTCGTGATGGACCTCCGCCTCTATAGCGGCGATCCTGTCCACGTCGAAATCGCTTTTCGTCTCGATTTCCTTCAGTGCGTCTTTCGGAATGACTCCCAGATCGCACCAGGCCTTACAGACCGCCAGCTCCACCTCCATCCAGCTTCTGTACTGGTTTTCTAAAGACCATATTCCGCGCATCTCCTCAGTCTCATAACGACCGATCATAACAGTTATTCATCTCCCGTCGACGGGGAACCGGCGGTTCCTCCGTCCTTTATCTCCAGATATCCTAACAGATCGTTTTCCCACCGACAGGGCAACAGTTCGTTATCGGCCCCCGCTTGGCTCATTCGATCCCTTCTGACCAAATCCTTGCCCTCACGACGAAGCCTATCCGCCAGAGCTCGACCTACGGCGGCCCACCATCCGATATCCTCCGCCATGGAGACCTCGCCGCTGACGTCCTCGACCAGATAGTAAGGCCCCTCTATTTCGGAAAGGTATACTCGCTTCTTTCCCTTGGACAGAAGAGCCTCCCCCTTTTCTCCGAGAGATTTTATCTCTTTCGCGGTGAGGGACAGCCGACCGAAGAGGGCCGCCGCCTTTTCGTTCAGCTCGGTACCACCGTCTATCTTCACTATTGGTAGTGGAACGGACCACCAGGAAGGTGTGACAGGGGCATCCGGAGATTCCCGATCGAAACCCTCTATTCTACCGCCCTTATCGTCAAGGAAAAGAACCTTTTCTCCCTGGGGTATGTCCTCGAATGAAGAGAATCGTTTACCCTTCAATACCTCTTCTACAGGCGAGTCACCCAGCCCCATACCCATGAAGGAGATGAGACGTTCCTTGTGGAGGACGACCTTTTTTTTCTTTTTCTCTATGACGACCCAGTCTATCCTCAAGCTGTAAAGTTTTCTGAGAAGCTCGTCCACCGGGACGCCGTAGCTATATTCGATAGACACCTCCATCATTCCTCTCCGGATCTATCGGAGGATCTGAGAAGGGCGTCGACGAACTCGGACGGGACGAAAGGAGCCAGGTCCTCTATCGCCTCGCCAAGACCGACATATCTGATGGGAAGCTTAAGCTTGTCCGCTATGGCCAAGACGATTCCGCCCTTGGCGGTGTTGTCGTATTTTGCCAGTACCACTCCGGTAAGAGGGGTTACCTCGTTGAACACCTCGGCCTGACGAAAAGCGTTTTGTCCCATGACGGCGTCCAACACCAAGAGGGACTCGATTCTTTCTGCCGGGACCTCCTTAGTTATGACCCGATAGACCTTCCTTAGCTCCTCCATGAGGTTGTGTTTCGCCTGCAGCCTTCCGGCGGTATCGACTATGACCACATCGGCACCGGACGCTTTGGCGGCGTTTATGGCGTCGTATGCCACGGCTCCGGCGTCGCTGCCCTGATGCTGGGAGATCACCCTTATGCCTATACGCTCACCCCAGACGTGAAGCTGCTCCGAGGCAGCCGCCCTGAAGGTGTCCGCAGCTGCGAGCACCACTTTATTACCCTGAGACACCAACTGCTGAGCCAGTTTCCCCGTGGTGGTAGTCTTGCCGCTGCCGTTAACCCCTACCATGACCACGATTGAGAGTCCCGATCCGGGAGAAAGAGGCTTTCCCATCATAGGGACCGATTCCAGACGGGAGGAAAGTATCTCCTTGAAACGAATCAGAAGAGCTTCCGGTTCTCTGATCCCCTCTCGACGAGAGGTCTCTTTCAGTTCCTCGGCCAACTCTTCGGAGAGCTCTACACCTACGTCTCCGGCGATAAGACGATCCGTAAGCTCCTCCCAGAACTCGTCGTCCAGCTTGCCGGAAAAGAGGGAGGCTACTCCCTCGCTCCATTTCTCCCTGACGTTGGCCAACTTGGAAGCAATACCCTTGAAAAAAGCCATCAGTCCGCGGTACCTCCCTTGGAGACGTCGTTGCCGTCCTTTTTGACGTTTTTATCAGTCTTTTTATTGTTGCCGGGTTTCTTTCTTCTCCTGCGACGCTTGGGCTTGGAGTCTCCCTTCTCCGGAGGACTCTGTTCCTTTCCTCCGCTCTTGGCTTTGGGAGTTCCCTGTTTGACCTTATCCTTAGGGGGCTTTTGACCTTGAGACTGGTCGGTCGTCTTTTCACCGGATGTGGTCGCAGGCTTTTTTTTCTTTCTCCTTCTTCTCCTGCTGGAGCTTTTGGGCTTATCCGAGGAACTGTCTTTCCCTGGCGCCCCTTTCCTCGACGATTTCTCTGATGAACCGGAGCGCTCTTCCTTTTTAGAAGGCTCGTCCTTGTCCTCCCGAACAGGCCTGGTGGTGGAGGTAGGCATAGCAAATACCGGTTCGATCGGAGGTCTCTCTTCCTCCTGGTCCGAAACCGCCACGAAGGGCTGCCAGTCCTCTCCTACCATCACCGCTTCCTTGAAATCGGCAAAACGTTCCACCGATACGGGAACGTGGGCTCCATCGGGGGTCCTCACGAGGGCATTTTCTCCGTCTATGTCGACTCCTACCAGTATAAAGGTGCCTCTGGGACTCCGTATTTTGCTGCCAGGATTCGGAAGTTTCTTCCAAAGCTCCCTGTAGACGTGATGTTCGTAGCTCATACAGCACATAAGCCTTCCGCAAAGCCCGGATATCTTGGTGGGATTCAACGCGAGGTTTTGTTCTTTGACCATTTTGATACCGATGGGAAGGAAGCTGTGAAGCCAGTAGCTACAGCAACAGGGATTGCCACAGGGAGCTATACCCCTCACTACCTTGGCCTCGTCTCTAACCCCTATCTGTCGAAGCTCTATCCTGGTTCTAAATTCCCTAGCTAGATCTCGGACGTAGGCCCTGAAGTCTATCCGCTGCTCAGCGGTGAAGTAGAAGAAAAGTTTTTTCCTGTCCAGAAGATACTCCACATCGACTATCTTCATGGCCAGACCGTGCTCCCCCAGAACCTGTCTTGCCTTGAAAAGAACGTCTTCCTCATCTCTACGGTTTTCCTGATCGGCGACGATATCGTCCTCCGACGCCTGTGCCACAAAGGTCACGGTCTGGAGTCCCGGCTCTCCTCCCTGGGCTCCGTCCTTGGGGCTGTTCTCGTTAGCCTTTCTGTAAAGCTCCGTCTGCTCTTCCGAAATCGGACCTCCTACTGTGGCGGTCTCGACACCTCTCATAGTCTCTATCACCACCGGCTCCCCAGGTACCAAGACAGGGGAGTCGACTTCCATTATGCCCAGATATCTAGGCTTACCGAATATCGTCAAATATACGCTCAAAAGGATACTCCTCCTCGATAGATAAAAAAGCCAAATCTCCTATCATGGCCGTGGACAGATGGGTCTGTTCCGCCATGAATATCAACTGATCGACGGCGGATGCCGTTTTAAACCTGCCCTCTTCGACCAGTTTTCTCGACATACCCTCTAATTCCAGGAGCAGGTCTCCCCTGTCAATACGGGTCGATTTGCCCAGCCACGCGATCCATTGGCCCTTTCCGGACGGCAAAGACACCGATTTAAGCAGGTCTTCCGAGGAAAAACGAAGGGTCCAGACCCGGCTCCTCAAGGTGGGTATCATACGGTCCTCTCTCAACAAGAAAAACAGGTGCCCCGATTCAGGGGGTTCTTCCGTTATCTT carries:
- the purB gene encoding adenylosuccinate lyase, with translation MIGRYETEEMRGIWSLENQYRSWMEVELAVCKAWCDLGVIPKDALKEIETKSDFDVDRIAAIEAEVHHDVIAFVTDMASQVGPSGRYIHLGLTSSDVLDTASALRLRQALDVVLKQLDSLCDAVWKLADGHRHTPCVGRSHGIHAEPTTFGLKVLNWYSELTRDRERLLSARDNIGYGKLSGAVGTFAHSSPEFEEKVCASLDLKADPVSTQVVQRDRHAQVSYALSSLGCAMERISTEIRHLQRTEVLEVLEPFGSKQKGSSAMPHKKNPILCERITGMSRLLRSYHLAALENVALWHERDISHSSVERIAWPDSFHLVHYMEKLLQRVVVGLTVKADNMRRNLDLTKGLVFSQRVLLQLVERFGLSREDAYSVVQSNAMRCWDGEGAFIDLLWEDERINGALEREELEELFSEEYYFRHVDSVFDRFPNRG
- a CDS encoding DNA polymerase III gamma/tau subunits-like protein, whose protein sequence is MSDLSSFLEGSAAWGEMESALNRRMLPSALAMVAPQSLHTSLLRKAAELWLCDDLIGCGSCPSCLAWSEDGHPDLIVASEEGAPSVDQCRRMSEELSLRPVVASRRIAVVPDADRMSLNSANSLLKITEEPPESGHLFFLLREDRMIPTLRSRVWTLRFSSEDLLKSVSLPSGKGQWIAWLGKSTRIDRGDLLLELEGMSRKLVEEGRFKTASAVDQLIFMAEQTHLSTAMIGDLAFLSIEEEYPFERIFDDIR
- the ftsY gene encoding signal recognition particle-docking protein FtsY, with the translated sequence MAFFKGIASKLANVREKWSEGVASLFSGKLDDEFWEELTDRLIAGDVGVELSEELAEELKETSRREGIREPEALLIRFKEILSSRLESVPMMGKPLSPGSGLSIVVMVGVNGSGKTTTTGKLAQQLVSQGNKVVLAAADTFRAAASEQLHVWGERIGIRVISQHQGSDAGAVAYDAINAAKASGADVVIVDTAGRLQAKHNLMEELRKVYRVITKEVPAERIESLLVLDAVMGQNAFRQAEVFNEVTPLTGVVLAKYDNTAKGGIVLAIADKLKLPIRYVGLGEAIEDLAPFVPSEFVDALLRSSDRSGEE
- a CDS encoding PSP1 domain-containing protein encodes the protein MSVYLTIFGKPRYLGIMEVDSPVLVPGEPVVIETMRGVETATVGGPISEEQTELYRKANENSPKDGAQGGEPGLQTVTFVAQASEDDIVADQENRRDEEDVLFKARQVLGEHGLAMKIVDVEYLLDRKKLFFYFTAEQRIDFRAYVRDLAREFRTRIELRQIGVRDEAKVVRGIAPCGNPCCCSYWLHSFLPIGIKMVKEQNLALNPTKISGLCGRLMCCMSYEHHVYRELWKKLPNPGSKIRSPRGTFILVGVDIDGENALVRTPDGAHVPVSVERFADFKEAVMVGEDWQPFVAVSDQEEERPPIEPVFAMPTSTTRPVREDKDEPSKKEERSGSSEKSSRKGAPGKDSSSDKPKSSSRRRRRKKKKPATTSGEKTTDQSQGQKPPKDKVKQGTPKAKSGGKEQSPPEKGDSKPKRRRRRKKPGNNKKTDKNVKKDGNDVSKGGTAD